In Aegilops tauschii subsp. strangulata cultivar AL8/78 chromosome 3, Aet v6.0, whole genome shotgun sequence, one genomic interval encodes:
- the LOC109776855 gene encoding RING-H2 finger protein ATL32-like, giving the protein MAASGKRSVAAVALAAIASCAAAQTPGGPGSHKNSMTFSDVMAILFFMAFFFPVFVVLLAFACLRLFRPPDEPPAGDDSSSDRSLHKEGLNAAEIAALPLVSYRDVKQHRIGASGVDPLECAVCLLEFGDDDSLRLLPACPHAFHPECIGLWLAKHVTCPLCRASVLDPPVLDPEELMQPPSPEETPAPHESPRRLADHDTVVVLIEDPGCNEEEDERTRVLARRMRCEAAGRQALPRSNSTGHERAGGTEHFALRLPEHVRLEILMSHRLRHVTSAVASVRVREGSAHDPSAGGNSVRSAVARLLSLFAPGDGRKGDDEEKSGGSSRRRRDDSARGAGEDKLRND; this is encoded by the coding sequence ATGGCCGCCTCCGGCAAGCGTTCCGTGGCCGCCGTCGCTCTCGCGGCGATCGCTTCCTGCGCGGCCGCGCAGACGCCAGGAGGCCCGGGATCTCACAAGAACTCGATGACTTTCTCCGACGTCATGGCCATCTTGTTCTTCATGGCCTTCTTCTTCCCCGTCTTCGTCGTCCTCCTCGCGTTCGCCTGCCTCCGCCTGTTCCGGCCGCCGGACGAGCCCCCGGCCGGCGACGACTCGTCGTCGGACCGGTCGCTCCACAAGGAGGGCCTGAACGCCGCGGAGATCGCGGCGCTGCCGCTGGTGTCCTATCGCGACGTCAAGCAGCACCGAATCGGCGCCAGCGGGGTAGACCCGCTGGAGTGCGCGGTCTGCCTCCTGGAGTTCGGCGACGACGACAGCCTCCGCCTCCTGCCGGCGTGCCCGCACGCGTTCCACCCGGAGTGCATCGGCCTCTGGCTGGCGAAGCACGTCACGTGCCCGCTCTGCCGCGCCAGCGTCCTCGACCCGCCAGTCCTTGACCCCGAGGAGCTGATGCAGCCTCCGTCGCCGGAGGAGACGCCGGCGCCGCACGAATCGCCGCGCCGGCTCGCGGATCACGACACGGTGGTGGTGCTAATCGAGGACCCCGGCTgcaacgaggaggaggacgagaggACAAGGGTCCTTGCGAGGAGGATGCGGTGCGAGGCCGCCGGGCGTCAGGCGCTGCCGCGGTCGAACTCGACGGGGCACGAGCGCGCCGGCGGGACGGAGCACTTCGCGCTGCGGCTGCCGGAGCACGTTCGGCTCGAGATCCTGATGTCGCACAGGCTGAGGCACGTGACGAGCGCGGTCGCGTCCGTGCGCGTGAGGGAAGGGAGCGCCCATGACCCAAGCGCCGGCGGCAATTCAGTGCGGAGCGCCGTGGCGAGGCTGCTCTCACTTTTCGCGCCCGGGGACGGGCGGAAGGGAGACGACGAGGAGAAGTCCGGGGGATCGTCTCGCCGGCGGCGCGATGACTCTGCCCGGGGAGCAGGAGAAGACAAGCTGAGAAACGATTGA